Proteins from a genomic interval of Pseudophryne corroboree isolate aPseCor3 chromosome 4, aPseCor3.hap2, whole genome shotgun sequence:
- the LOC134911222 gene encoding galactose-3-O-sulfotransferase 2-like, which translates to MIPELSDSTARANDGTWRKINVRSQSDNSATILHNSDPLEEPHEHSVGGRENSPNVIIRAERSCQPHTHIFFLKTHKTASSTIMNILFRFGESQNLTFALPAYNMSQFLYPSYFNAYFVEGFTRNTHHHYDIMCHHMRFLRPEVEKVMSNDTFYFTILRNPVSLMESSFSYYKGTDIFEKAYSLEEFLKNPYKYYNASSTFSGYGRNLMTFDLGFHQDGMVTPKHLQLTRQAVETTFNLVLITEYFDESLVLLKDALCWSFDDVLSFPLNSRSSASRKVLSHVTEEMIKSWNQLDWHLYIYFNNSFWEQVEMFGRDRMQREVQELQRRRAEHSELCLQGQVDPKRIKDNSLQPFQAGLSRILGYNLKPGLGEAERSLCQRLVTPELQYTQLLYKSIKRKFTSFGHSLNQPVH; encoded by the exons ATGATTCCTGAACTGTCAGACAGTACAGCTAGAGCCAATGATGGTACCTGGAGGAAAATCAATGTCAGGAGTCAGTCTGATAATTCTGCAACCATATTGCATAATAGTGATCCCTTAGAGGAGCCACATGAACACAGTGTGGGCGGTCGGGAAAACTCACCTAATGTGATAATAAGGGCGGAGAGGTCTTGTCAGCCTCACACCCACATCTTCTTCCTGAAGACGCATAAGACAGCCAGCAGCACCATCATGAACATTCTATTCCGGTTTGGAGAATCACAGAACCTAACGTTTGCCCTACCTGCTTATAACATGTCACAGTTCCTTTATCCCAGCTATTTCAATGCTTATTTTGTAGAAGGATTCACCAGGAATacccatcatcattatgacatcatgtgTCACCACATGCGGTTCCTGCGGCCAGAG GTGGAAAAGGTGATGTCAAATGACACATTTTATTTCACCATACTGCGGAATCCAGTTTCACTGATGGAGTCATCATTCTCATATTATAAGGGCACAGACATCTTTGAAAAGGCATATAGCTTGGAAGAGTTCTTGAAAAACCCCTACAAATACTACAACGCATCAAGTACATTCAGCGGTTATGGCAGGAATCTCATGACATTTGATCTTGGGTTTCACCAAGATGGCATGGTAACACCAAAGCACCTCCAGTTGACCCGACAAGCTGTGGAAACAACTTTTAACTTGGTCCTGATTACAGAGTACTTTGACGAGTCTTTAGTGCTTTTAAAAGATGCTCTTTGCTGGAGTTTTGATGATGTCCTGTCTTTTCCACTAAACAGTAGGAGCAGTGCCAGCCGAAAAGTCCTTTCCCATGTAACTGAAGAGATGATCAAATCCTGGAACCAGTTAGATTGGCATCTTTATATCTACTTTAACAACTCCTTCTGGGAACAGGTAGAAATGTTTGGGCGAGACAGGATGCAACGTGAGGTACAAGAACTACAGAGGAGGAGGGCTGAGCATTCAGAGCTCTGTCTACAAGGTCAAGTTGACCCAAAGAGAATAAAAGACAACTCTCTGCAACCGTTCCAAGCTGGACTGTCCAGAATTCTTGGTTACAACCTGAAACCAGGACTTGGAGAGGCTGAGAGGTCATTGTGTCAAAGACTTGTGACCCCAGAACTTCAGTATACTCAACTGTTATACAAGTCCATTAAACGTAAATTTACTTCATTTGGTCATAGTTTAAACCAACCTGTCCATTAA